GGGGAAGTATTTCTCGGTCGAGATTGGATGACCCGCAGTGAATACTCAGAAGAAATTGCCTCCAAGGTTGATGTGCAGGTGCGGTCGATCGTCCAGTATTGCTACAACCAGGCACTACAGATTATTCGGGAGAATAGAGTCGTGATTGATCGCCTAGTAGATCTACTCATCGACAAAGAAACAATTGATGGGGACGAGTTACGCCAAATCGTTTCTGAATACACTGCTGTTCCTGAGAAAGAACGATACGCTCAGATCTAACCTTAAATTCCCACAGAGCAAGTCCCTGTAGTGATAGTCTTAGCTTCGCTATGGGGACTTTTATTTTGCTCTATCACTACTGAATCGTCACGGCCCAATTTTAGGATAACGTTCCAGCTCTGAGTAACCGCTCCAGTGCTAGAGCACTTACTACAAACTCTAGTTTTTTAATTTGTGACAACGTGTTGGTCTTCTGGGCAACAACGTTTGTGAGTTAGACATAAAATTCCACGCTTGTAAATAAGCCATGTAGTAAAGTAGTCGGGGACACTGCAAAGGTGCAAATTATGGCTTCAAGTGTGCTAAAAATTGGCAATCGTCAGATTACGACAGAAGAACTGTTGCCATTACTGTCTCAATATGGGTTGTTGCCTCAACTAGTGCGCGAAGTCGTGATCGACGAGGCGATCGCAACCATTGATATCACTCCAGAGCAGGTGAATGCTGCCGTTCAGAGAATTTGTCAGCAACACCAACTTCTCAATCAAGCACAACTTGACAGTTGGTTAGCCCAACAGGGCATGACTCCTGAGCAATTGCAAACTATGGCAACTCGCCAAGCCAAGCTCCAGCTATTCAAGCAAAAAACCTGGGGATCACAGGTTCCATCCTATTACTTGCAGCGTAAAGGGCAACTCGATCGGGTTGTCTATTCCTTACTAAGGGTGCCTGCTATTAGTGTTGCCCAAGAGCTGTACTTTCGCATTCAAGAAGGGGAGGCAACTTTTGCTGAGTTAGCACGGCAATATTCTGAGGGGCCAGAAGCACAAACTGGTGGGTTGGTTGGCCCTGTGGAGCTACAGTCCATTCACCCTACCTTGACCCAATTGCTAACTACAATGAAACCTGGTCAACTTTGGCCTCCAGTTCGCATTGGTGATTGGATGGTGGTTGTGCGCTTAGAAGAGCTAGTACCTGCTCAACTTGATGCTGCTATGGAACAACGCCTATTAGATGAACTTTATACTGACTGGCTACAGCAGCAGGTTCAACAGAGC
Above is a window of Cyanobacteriota bacterium DNA encoding:
- a CDS encoding peptidylprolyl isomerase — encoded protein: MASSVLKIGNRQITTEELLPLLSQYGLLPQLVREVVIDEAIATIDITPEQVNAAVQRICQQHQLLNQAQLDSWLAQQGMTPEQLQTMATRQAKLQLFKQKTWGSQVPSYYLQRKGQLDRVVYSLLRVPAISVAQELYFRIQEGEATFAELARQYSEGPEAQTGGLVGPVELQSIHPTLTQLLTTMKPGQLWPPVRIGDWMVVVRLEELVPAQLDAAMEQRLLDELYTDWLQQQVQQSLHPVVTPTSV